The following DNA comes from Microbacterium foliorum.
GAGCCGACGTTCGCCATGCGCACCTCCGTCGGCCGGGCCTCGGAGAATGTTACCGAGAACAACCGGGGTGGTGCAATGGATCCTGCTACAGCCCGAGGCGCTCGAGGTACGGGTTCACGAGTCGGCGCTCGGGGTCGAACCGTCGCGCGAGGGCGGCGAAGTCGTCCCACCGCGAGTAGCGCGAGCGCACCTCTGCGGCATCGAGAGTGAAGACCTTGCCCCAGTGCGGGCGGGCGGTCTCGGGCAGTGCCGCCTCCAGCGTCGGCAGGAAGGCGCGCACAGCCGCCTCGTCGGGCTTCCACGTGAAGTGGATGCCGACGGCATCCGTGCCCTGCGACGAGCTCAGCCAGAGGTAGTCGGGGGCGACCGTGCGGATCTCGTTCACGAGCAGCAGCGGCGCGATCTGACCGGCGAGTGTGCGCACCGCCTGGATGGCGGCGACGGCGTCAGCCCGGGGCACGAGGTATTCGCTCTGGATCTCGGCACCGGCCGACGGCGTGAACTCGAGCTTGAAGTGCGCGAGGCGCTCGAACCACGGCCCCGGCTGGCCGAGCTGCTCGGTGCAGGCGACAGGATCGACGCCGATGATCGGATGCCGCTTGGCGGTCGCCGGATCTGCTCCGAGCCGGGCGAAGAGATCGGCACGGGTGTTCTCGCGAGCCTCCGGCTGGCGCTGCTTGACCCAGATCTGGTCGGCGACGTCGGTGTGCTCCCAGCGCGAGAAGATGCTGACGCTCGTGCCGATGCTCGTCACCTCGTCGAAGTCGGCGAGGATCGCATCCCACGACGGCTGCTCGAACACGTGCTGGGCGACCTCGTAGGACGGCTCGACGTCGAGCGTGAGGTCGACGACGGCGCCCAGCGCACCGAGGCTGACGACAGCGCCCTCGAAGTCGTCGTCACCGCGGGCGAGGGTGCGCGTCTCCCCCGCCGGGGTGACGATGGTCAGCGCGCGCACCGCCGAGGCCAGCGAGCCGATCGCGTCGCCCGACCCGTGCGTGCCGGTGGCGACCGCGCCGGCGATCGAGATGTGGGGCAGCGAGGCGAGGTTCGCGAGCGCGAGCCCC
Coding sequences within:
- a CDS encoding FAD-binding protein, which gives rise to MTIERNWAGNLTYRASAVEHPGSIDELRHLLARGGAVRILGSRHCFNDIADTDGVLIALDRLPVVFEVNDARDAVRVSGGLRYGDLAPLLDAEGLALANLASLPHISIAGAVATGTHGSGDAIGSLASAVRALTIVTPAGETRTLARGDDDFEGAVVSLGALGAVVDLTLDVEPSYEVAQHVFEQPSWDAILADFDEVTSIGTSVSIFSRWEHTDVADQIWVKQRQPEARENTRADLFARLGADPATAKRHPIIGVDPVACTEQLGQPGPWFERLAHFKLEFTPSAGAEIQSEYLVPRADAVAAIQAVRTLAGQIAPLLLVNEIRTVAPDYLWLSSSQGTDAVGIHFTWKPDEAAVRAFLPTLEAALPETARPHWGKVFTLDAAEVRSRYSRWDDFAALARRFDPERRLVNPYLERLGL